The following coding sequences are from one Verrucosispora sp. WMMD573 window:
- the rpsA gene encoding 30S ribosomal protein S1: MTSSIEAPSSATKVTVDDLGSEEAFLAAIDETIKYFNDGDIVEGTVVKVDRDEVLLDIGYKTEGVIPSRELSIKHDVDPAEVVSVGDHIEALVLQKEDKEGRLILSKKRAQYERAWGTIEKIKDEDGVVRGSVIEVVKGGLILDIGLRGFLPASLVEMRRVRDLQPYVGRELEAKIIELDKNRNNVVLSRRAWLEQTQSEVRTEFLNKLQKGQVRKGVVSSIVNFGAFVDLGGVDGLVHVSELSWKHIDHPSEVVEVGQEVEVEVLDVDLDRERVSLSLKATQEDPWRQFARTHAIQQIVPGKVTKLVPFGAFVRVDDGIEGLVHISELAERHVEIPEQVVQVGSEVMVKVIDIDLERRRISLSLKQANEGFVEGEEHFDPTLYGMAATYDTEGNYIYPEGFDPETGEWLEGYDKQRETWENQYAEARQRWEAHQKQVQTSRAAEAEAAANPQPAPTAGGTTTSTSSAAPSRQAEEPAGTLATDEALAALREKLAGGK; this comes from the coding sequence ATGACGAGCAGCATCGAGGCCCCCTCGAGCGCCACCAAGGTCACCGTCGACGATCTCGGTTCAGAAGAGGCTTTCCTCGCCGCGATCGACGAGACCATCAAGTACTTCAACGACGGCGACATTGTCGAAGGCACCGTCGTCAAGGTCGATCGGGACGAGGTCCTGCTCGACATCGGCTACAAGACCGAGGGTGTCATTCCCTCTCGGGAGTTGTCGATCAAGCACGACGTGGACCCGGCAGAGGTCGTCTCGGTGGGCGACCACATCGAGGCCCTTGTCCTCCAGAAGGAGGACAAGGAGGGCCGGCTGATCCTCTCCAAGAAGCGGGCGCAGTACGAGCGGGCCTGGGGCACGATCGAGAAGATCAAGGACGAGGACGGGGTCGTCCGCGGTTCCGTCATCGAGGTGGTCAAGGGTGGCCTCATCCTCGACATCGGGCTGCGCGGCTTCCTGCCGGCCTCCCTGGTCGAGATGCGGCGGGTGCGCGACCTGCAGCCGTACGTCGGCCGCGAGCTCGAAGCCAAGATCATTGAGCTGGACAAGAACCGCAACAACGTGGTGCTGTCCCGCCGGGCCTGGCTGGAGCAGACGCAGTCCGAGGTGCGCACCGAGTTCCTCAACAAGCTCCAGAAGGGGCAGGTCCGCAAGGGCGTCGTCTCCTCGATCGTCAACTTCGGCGCGTTCGTCGACCTGGGCGGCGTGGACGGCCTGGTGCACGTCTCCGAGCTGTCCTGGAAGCACATCGACCACCCGTCCGAGGTCGTCGAGGTGGGCCAGGAGGTCGAGGTCGAGGTCCTGGACGTCGACCTGGACCGCGAGCGGGTCTCGCTGTCGCTGAAGGCGACCCAGGAGGACCCGTGGCGGCAGTTCGCCCGCACCCACGCCATCCAGCAGATCGTGCCGGGTAAGGTCACCAAGCTGGTGCCGTTCGGTGCCTTCGTCCGGGTGGACGACGGCATCGAGGGTCTGGTCCACATCTCCGAGCTGGCCGAGCGGCACGTGGAGATCCCCGAGCAGGTCGTCCAGGTCGGCTCTGAGGTCATGGTCAAGGTCATCGACATCGACCTGGAGCGTCGCCGGATCTCGCTGTCGCTCAAGCAGGCAAACGAGGGCTTCGTCGAGGGCGAGGAGCACTTCGACCCGACCCTCTACGGCATGGCCGCGACCTACGACACCGAGGGCAACTACATCTACCCGGAGGGCTTCGACCCGGAGACGGGCGAGTGGCTCGAGGGGTACGACAAGCAGCGCGAGACCTGGGAGAACCAGTACGCCGAGGCGCGGCAGCGCTGGGAGGCGCACCAGAAGCAGGTGCAGACCTCCCGGGCCGCCGAGGCCGAGGCCGCTGCCAACCCGCAGCCGGCTCCCACGGCTGGCGGCACCACCACCTCGACCAGCAGCGCGGCCCCGAGCCGGCAGGCCGAGGAGCCGGCGGGCACGCTGGCCACCGACGAGGCGCTCGCCGC
- a CDS encoding methyltransferase domain-containing protein, whose translation MDDADRVIRRRVGDAEARTANRRWWDADADAYQAEHGSFLGDVDFVWCPEGLREADARLLGEVTGRQVLEVGCGAASCSRWLATQGARPVAADLSAGMLRHATQANARSGVRVPLAQADALALPFADQTFDIACTAFGAVPFVEDSAALMRQVHRVLRPGGRWVFSVTHPMRWIFLDDPGEGGLTAVHSYFDTRPYVELDEHGRASYVEQHRTLGDRVRELVGAGFRLLDLVEPEWPEGHEGTWGQWSPLRGRLFPGTAIFVTEKPAR comes from the coding sequence GTGGACGACGCAGACCGGGTGATCCGGCGTCGGGTCGGTGACGCCGAGGCACGCACCGCCAACCGGCGCTGGTGGGACGCTGACGCCGACGCCTACCAGGCAGAACACGGCAGCTTCCTGGGCGACGTGGACTTCGTCTGGTGCCCGGAAGGGCTGCGCGAGGCCGACGCCCGGCTGCTCGGCGAGGTGACCGGACGGCAGGTGCTGGAGGTCGGCTGCGGCGCTGCGTCCTGCTCCCGCTGGCTGGCCACCCAGGGAGCCCGGCCGGTCGCGGCGGACCTGTCCGCCGGCATGTTGCGGCACGCGACACAGGCCAACGCCCGCAGCGGGGTACGCGTGCCGCTGGCGCAGGCCGACGCGCTCGCGTTGCCCTTCGCCGACCAGACCTTCGACATCGCCTGCACGGCGTTCGGCGCGGTCCCGTTCGTCGAGGACTCGGCGGCATTGATGCGCCAGGTGCATCGGGTGCTGCGTCCCGGCGGCCGGTGGGTCTTCTCGGTCACCCACCCGATGCGCTGGATCTTCCTGGACGATCCCGGGGAGGGTGGGTTGACCGCCGTGCACTCGTACTTCGACACCCGGCCGTACGTGGAGCTGGACGAACACGGCCGGGCCAGCTACGTCGAGCAGCACCGCACCCTCGGCGACCGGGTACGCGAGCTGGTAGGTGCCGGGTTCCGGCTGCTGGACCTGGTGGAACCGGAGTGGCCGGAGGGACACGAGGGGACC